The Terriglobia bacterium genomic sequence TCTGGATGGCATAGAGGGTCACATGTTCGCGCCAGAGTGGGGTGTTCGCAACGGAATCCATGAAACTCAAGGCTTCCCAGGTCAGGGCTTCTCCCCTGACACCGACAGGTAAATGGTTCTCGATGGCATAGTCGACATTTCCGCCCTTGAGGGTATCCACGACCCGATCGATGCTGTCGGGATCCGTAAACGGATTATCCGCGGTAACCCGGACGACGATGTCGGCCTCACAGGCCCGCGCTGCCGAAACATAACGGCCGAGCACATCCGATTCGGCGCCGCGGAAATTGGGGATACCCCGCCGTTCACACTCCTCGATAATCACGTTGTCGCGTGGATTCGTCGTTGTGGCGACCACAATTGCGTCGAGCGTACGCGACCGTGAGATCCGCTCGACAAGATAGACGAGCAACGGCCGCCCGGCGATCTTCATCATGACTTTGCCCGGCAACCGGGTCGACCCCAT encodes the following:
- a CDS encoding glycosyltransferase family protein, translated to MKQPRTVAIIQARMGSTRLPGKVMMKIAGRPLLVYLVERISRSRTLDAIVVATTTNPRDNVIIEECERRGIPNFRGAESDVLGRYVSAARACEADIVVRVTADNPFTDPDSIDRVVDTLKGGNVDYAIENHLPVGVRGEALTWEALSFMDSVANTPLWREHVTLYAIQNPKALTCALLSAPPEYSRPDLSFTVGTIDEYLYNRELAERFSTVDFELKNLIEAADESMSGTAPPVNVRRATA